Proteins encoded within one genomic window of Macrobrachium nipponense isolate FS-2020 chromosome 9, ASM1510439v2, whole genome shotgun sequence:
- the LOC135218248 gene encoding uncharacterized protein LOC135218248, producing MKKTSNKQSDCPLPPNPILIHNITSENFKNKENTPPKKGQYLGRKTTGAKRHVAYRVGWGQKHQVRKIPGWKIKGKELCIQSSRIYQPEGGHTGRPKKTKKDKSYSIHSSRCTRAEGGQTGT from the exons ATGAAG aaaacCTCCAACAAGCAATCAGACTGCCCTCTTCCACCAAACCCTATACTAATTCATAACATCACTTcagaaaacttcaaaaataaag aaaatacacCACCAAAGAAAGGGCAATACTTGGGGAGAAAGACTACAGGAGCCAAAAGGCATGTAGCATacagggtggggtgggggcagAAACATCAGGTCAGAAAGATACCAGGCTGGAAGATCAAAGGAAAAGAGCTGTGCATCCAGAGCAGCAGAATCTACCAGCCAGAGGGAGGCCACACTGGAAGACCAAAAAAGACCAAAAAGGACAAGAGCTACAGCATCCACAGCAGCAGATGTACCAGAGCAGAGGGAGGCCAGACTGGAACCTAG